The genomic stretch GTCTGAAATTGGCTAGAAATTCACCATGAGCAGCAACCAGTTGGCGCAAGTCCACGAGGATCTCACGGAGAGCATGTTGTTGTAAAGATTCCTGAATAAAAGCCATGGAAACAAGCGGTGGCTACGTGGCTGTGATGATTGGAGTTTGGATTGAGATTGTGAGGATTTTGTCGTGAGTAGTGAGTTTTGAGAGATTTGGATGGAGGAAGAGTTAACAAtggaagcaccaattgatagaaCCTTGTTCTATCGGGATTGAGCACGCACGTTTGACACGAGAATAAAAggaagataaaccctagttgaggtgctagggggcgatttccgccagaaccaggaatgagaataagtttatactttatttctcaatgtttTTGACTCTCTAATGGACTCTAGTATTTATAGAGTCCGGACCCTACTTGATTCGACTGtacgattcgggaaagaatcaagaagaaaacccgaaaagattTATATAAATCCTATGCTAAAATACGGTAAATATCTTGCTTGAGGAGCAAGGTTTGTGTTCCAAAAATACTATAGCTAAACaaggaaattaaataataaactaaCAATAAAAGATGTCGGGCCACGGCTTAGTTGGTCGTTTGGGCTTCGGGCTCGAGGTCCCTATCAGCAAGCATTGTTTTTCAGTCTCCTCGCACAATAAAGGATCACTAACATTATCATTTGGGCTTTGTTAATAAATAGTCACTCCATCTTAACAAAAAagaatagaataaaaaagagaaaagagataggaaaatataataaaacaagAGAAATAATGAAGTGGAATAAAAATAGTCTTCCATTTATCAGTACTCGTACTATTTTTCAATATTATGATAGTACACTTCATTTTACCTCACCAACGCAAAACCTCAATCTCAAAATACTATAAACAACATTTTAAAAAGGGAGGAatcacaaaatcaaaataaattgaaGAAATGATCTCAATATTGAAATTAATTACTACTTATTACGCATAGCAAACAAACACAACTTGGATCATCTCGATTTTGTAGACTATCATTAAGGTAAATAAAACCCTAATTATGAAAGTAATCATGAAAGAAAAGAAGTTCGAGTTGTTACCTCAAAGAATAATGATTTGAAGGTCTTGATTGCCAAGTTCCAGTTGCTCCTCCTCCTTTATTCTTTTAACTTGAGACTGCTCACTTCATAAAGTGTGTGTAGGTTTTCCAATGCGCAATCCCTCCATATCTTATGATTACTTGCCTAAGTTGAGGCATCTTCCAAATCTTGAaaacaatataaatataatgtcTGTAAATTCCAGAAAGTAGACACCAAAGAAGTGATTTTGGGTAACTTACTTAGTTTAAGAAGACACATGTTAACTAGCTTATCAACAATATCTTCATTTTCATAGTCCCCAAAACAAGTTAATCTCAACAATCTAAAATCATGTAATAAACAATCTAAAATCATGTAATAAACTCTCTTCACATTTAAAAGACCGGACAAGCGATGCAGATTCCAATGACTGAAGCAGTAGAGCTGGATATTCCGATAACGTATGGCGTTGAGAATTTACACCTTGTGGAATGCTTCCTTCTCCCAGCACACACATAAACTTCaatttccgagcttctctcaaGCATAAATCCCTCAACAAGTCATGTATTTTGAATAGTTTGAGTTTCCCACAATAGTTGACATCATCAAAACCAATCATGGTAACGTTCTGAGCAGTGGTAGTAGATCTAGTCGAGCCAGCAACAGCAGTAGTGGCCATAGACTTGATAATGTGCAGTTGATCTTGGCCTACCGTCTTCTCATTGATCTCAATCTTGATCAAATTCATGTTTTCTATCACATTCTGCAGACCTGTTGAAAACAAATGATCACCACAACTTGCTTACAACTTTGGAGAGATATATCTATAGAAACTTATAAGAGATTAGTAGCAAGCAGACCTTCATAGAATTCAGTGGAGCTGATGGTTTCTACTTCATTCCTTGATCGAACATGAATTTGATCAACGATATACCACTCGGTCACATCTTCAGCAGCATAAGCCACTTCAGCAATGCGGCTCTCCCATACATCTTCCTCTTCGGTGTAGCCAACATGGGGAGAATAGCCTTCAAGAAATTCTTGCAGGGAAGTTATTGCTTCAGTGAGAGATTCAGCATGTTTTGAGTCAATGGAAATAGGAGGATGTGGATGAGTTTGAAGCTGATCAATAATAACAGAAACTAGAGCTCCATAGGCAGCCATTTTCagctttttttttgttcaaggTTTGAGAAGTGAGCAGCagaggattttttttttttgcacaaTGAGACTAGGTTAACAAGACTTAGCTTTGGGCACCGCTCATTTTCTgacaattttattaaaaaataatacaaatcTCAAAATTTGGATGCGTGTGCAAGTCTCCGATGCTCGAAGGAATCTTCCGCTACAATAGAACTACATATATTTCCCACTCAAATAATTAACTATTTCATCACGCAAATCCATACTCCATCAAACCACAGCTCCACACCACCAATAAGCGAGTTTGGATCCCTTGTTGTGGCTAATAGCACGGTTACAGATACTATTCCACACATTTAATTCTTCTATATAAAAAAgttaatattttaaagttataatttaagaataaaataattgttgtaTGAAGCATCCTCTATTGTGCTATCACCCAAATCGGGGAATCCAAACCACAACCTTATAACCTATTACGGAAGGCACCACAATCCCCAACtatataaaattatgatttgAAGATACAGGTTTCATTTCTCAACTCTTATGCCTTCCAACCCTCAAAGGGAAGTCAAGACATAGAGTACATATATAATTGGATATTATAGTCATCTTGCATTATCCCTTTCCCTTGCTCATATCATAATCTACTCCATCCGCCCGCCATTAAATgttccaattttcatttttcgtcCTTCCATCAATAAaggtctcatttcacttttaccttATTTAGTAATGGaccctatattccactaactcattccactaacattttattataaaataaatatataaaagtatgactcacattccactaatttttttatacactttactacttaaagttaaacaatttcttaaaactcgtgtcagtCAAATATAGGACATttaatcatggacggagggaatattaatATTCCTTCCGTCGTACTCAGTTTAGGTGAAAAAAGCCCAGCAAGTGAGTGGGCCGAAGCTCATCTTAGGATATATAATGACTCAAGAGGTGGGGCCCTTTCTCGGCCCATATTAAAAAGGGAATATCGCTCGAGTTGGGAGATGggagaaaaatatttatatacatGTACTACTATCATTTAACTAACAAATCTCCCTTAATTAAGAAATAACCTATGCTTTTTGATGCTCTCGGAAATAAGATTATAATTTCTCTATGACACGATTACAAGATATTGTAAAATAAGGAATTAAGATACCCAAATTCTTATCTTTTAACTTATAACTTAAACTTGGATGGTTGAGATATAATGACATGTGGAATAACGGTTTTCGTATGAAGGCGAACTATGATTCCAAATGAAATGCATATTTCTAATAGAATTTACCTTCAAATTGCCAGCATTTTTTGTTTGTATATGTTTGTGCTTGGTGGGTTGAAAATGGAGTGAGCAATATATCCGAACGACTGAATAGCATAATGTATGAATCAAATCAAACTACTCCTCCCATCCCAAAAAAACAAGGATATTTGGGACGTCACAAGAATTATTGCATGGTTAGAGAATTAGTAGTTAAAATaaagttagtggatagtgagacccacATAATTATTATTAGTCTTTAATTGTGGGTCCTAATAGTATAAGttatgaataaatttatatatattggTAATGAATTTGGGAGAACAATCCTATAAACggaaatgagatatttttacgggacggacgaaaaaggaaagtgtttgtatttttatgggagtgagggagtataaaatttggTCTGTTTTTTCTAATTTCAGTTTGGTTCAGTATAGATTTTTTGGTATATTTATTTCTTCGATTCATTCAGCTCAGTTAGATCTTGatgtataaaaattaaaaataaaaagtcaaTTTTAATCtgattatacatatatattagaTCTAGGatataaaagaataaagtatatatgtaaataaagaataaagtacTATTAAAGAAATAAAGTTAGACATACGATAGGTGTTACGTTTTTGCTCATTTATTGTAGAATGGGTGAGTGGAGTAATAGTAGTGTCATAAAATATTTACATTTGATGCAAATTATATTATTTGGTTATAGCATTACTCGGCTTTAATTAGACCATATTCCCATTTTGCACCCCTCATTCTATACATACACTTCTTCTCTCACTCACCCCTCCgtttcttcttttgtttgttagtttgttttttatatttcgATTTCACTTGACATGgctttatttttcaatattaatttaaattgacTATATCATATGCTATCAAAAATAAACATCCACTTGAAGCAATTTTATCCACCTATATGCAACATAAAATTATTCTTCAAACTTGTATTGTTGAAAAATTAATGACAACATAAATATAATATCCttattaatatttcaaaataaaatccaaaattggaataaatcaatcaatcaatcaaatcGATTTTTAACCAATAAATAGAAAGCACTAAATATGATTTGGGCCTGGGCCGAGACTAGATGGGCCCACGTCTCTTTTCTTCATAGAATGGATCTTCTCCAGCTTCAAGTTGGCCCGAAACTTAGTGATAAAGCTTTCAGCTTTCGAGTTCACATCCGGGCTCGGGCAGAACAACGCCGCCGCCGCGCCGTCACCTCCCGCCGCCGTCGGCGTGACGTCGGAGTCCGTTTCCTCGAGGTCCGGCGAACCACTCCTCGAGCTGTTGTTGCTGTCGACTCTCACGTAGTCGCCTTGCACCATGAACTTCCACGCCGGAGCTGTCGAGAAcggtggcggaggaggcggcggaATGCGGCGGAACGGGGACTCGCCGCCGCTGTTCTGGGATTCTTCTGGTCCGTCGAAATTTGTACTCTTTACTGGTTTTGGTTGGCTGTAGGTGGGAGGTGGTGGCGCGTGCGGAGCGGGGTCAGTTTCACGCGCCGCCGCATGTGGCGGCGGAGATGCCGGGAGGGGCTCTAGCGCGACGGTTACGGTCTTTTTCCCTTTGGGCTTCTTGGAAGAGTTCAGGGTGTGGAAGACcgacggcggtggcggcggaggcggcggatTTCGGTAGCTCAGCGGAGGCGGAGCCTCGCGGAGAAGAGACTCCGCATTATCTACGCTCTTTagctgcttcttcttcttcttgtagagagaattcaagaAGAATTTCGTCGAATTCGCCTCCGTCGCGCCGCCTCGCCTTCGCTCACTTTTGCCGCTCATctgctgcggcggcggcggcggcggcggaggtggtggcggcggtggtgTCGCGATCGGATTAGTGGGTCCCACATTTTCATAAATCAGCCTTCTACTCGACCTTTCCTTCCTCCGCGCCGCTCTTTCACGGCTCCGTTTCTGACTTTCTTCAAATTCCGGCGGCTGAAATTCCTCCACCGGCGGCAGCGGCGCCGAAACCGGATTCATGGGTTCCAAATCTTTGTAAAATCTCCTGCTCGATCTCTCCTCCCTAACCGCCACACTCTCATAAACCACCTGCTTCGCAATCGCATCATCTTCCGGCAGCGGCGCCGCCGTCCACGGCGGCGACAATTCTGCcggaaatttttttatttctgggCGGATTTTAGTCACCAATGTATCAACAACCACAGTCTTAAtctgcggcggcggcgacgtCGGATAATAAACCCGATCCAAGCTCCggtgacggcggcggcggcggagctccACCGGGCTCGAATCGACGTGAAAATCATCGAAATATCTCATTTGATAATCTCCATAGCTCCAATTTGTCGAAGAAGAAGATGGGAATTCACGGAGATCAGGGTAAGAGCTGCAGCTTCTTctcaaatttgaaaatttctGCTCAAATTTAGGCTGATGATAATCTTGAAGTTGATATTCATAAAGACTCGatttttcttcatcatttgcCGAATAATCGAACCATTTCTGCGGCATGGATGGATTCGATTTCTGGGATTCATTTCCTTTAATGGGAGAAGATTGGAACTCATCAAACGAAGAAGATCTCTCCTCGTTTCTATTTCTGCTAAGAATCCCAAAAACCACAGCAACTAAAACAAGAGCAATGTTCAAAGAATCCCAGCTTTTCTTGACACTATTTGGCCTAAATATGGTGGCACTAAATGAAACGGTGGATGCCACTACAAAAGCCAAGAAAAAAACAGCTGCTACCACCATGAGGAAAACCACCAGCCCCGAGCTGAAGAACACGGCGGCGACGCTGCGGCGGAGGCGGTCGGAGCGGCGGAGTTTGGTGGTGCTTTGGACCCAAAAGGGGGTGAGATCCTCTCcatcttcttccatttttttgGCAACCTTTGGCTTTAGCTTTTGAAAGGTTTTAGGGGTGTTTTGATGCAATTGAAATATGGGGATTTAGGATTAAGGATTGGTGATGTGTTGTTGGAAATGGGATAGTAGTGGGAATTGTTTATATAGAGTTTGTGGGGTTGGAATTGGAGTACTTTCAtgaaatttgtaaatttttattttttgaaagaatataattatatggagtattttgctattttaggcTCGGTTTGGTAGCTATATTTCACGAGTAAATCATTTTATTGTACTTGTTTTATACGGCGTTTGATAGCAAATAAAGAATTTATAATGATTTCATTTGGCGTTTGATAGCTGTATTTCACCGAATAAAGGTTTTGTCTTGGTTTTATTCGGTGTTGGGTGGTTATATTTCATCGAATAAAGGTTTTTGTATTGATTTTATTCGACGTCTGGCATTCGGGATAAGAAATGTCGATGATTGAGTAAATGTAATTATCTTCATATAGATTTACAACTcagataataaattaaaattagtttCAACCCTAGCTACACATTAATTTCTCCGAATAAAGGGTTTTGTATTGGTGTTATTCGGTGTTTGTTAATAGAGATAAGAAATGTCGATGATTGAGTTTATGTAATTATCTTCGTATAGATTTTCTAACtcaaataataaagtaaaattagTTCTAATTCTAGCCAAACCACCAATTTCAACTTCTAAGCTAGTGTAATTTATTTGATAAGAGATTTTTTCTCTAATTAGTATAGTAGTAATAGTTTGTGAATTCAAATCATCATTTTTATGAAAGTTAATAGAGAATTCTTattgttaaaaaataaaattaaaatctggCATATAACGTGTATAGTCATATGTTGGCTGATTGGCTGTGATTTTAAGAATGACAGCCCAAATAAAGCCGCGTATGCCATTTACATAGTAATTCAAATTGAGTTTTTTACTAAATTTCGATGGAATGTGTTTGAATTTGTTAAATATAATTGCGAACTTGCTATGAAATTTAGTTTTAGAAACAATGAATTTCACAAGTTTTGTTGTGACAACACGTTAGATGAATATATAAGCAACAACCTTATTTTTGGAGGATTTTATAAACAATATTCAACttataaacataaatttatcaattttttttaacatatgTAGTATCTTCGAATTAAgagaatactaatatttgaaatattagAAAAATCAGATCtggaaatcaaaattttataatgaaattcgAATGGAACCAAAAATTCTATATAATTGAACATTTCCcccccaaaaaataaaaaatttgaaaaaatcatttaaataaaattataattcgatattttttttgaaaaaaaaatgccaTTTTGAACAAACCAAATTTCtagtttataaaaaaaagaatttcaaaccaattaaaaaaatggattttttttgtaatgCATTCAATATTCAATATAATTCGACCTTAAGTCATTTGGGTCCAAGCATATTCTCAGATAGTGTATTTTTCCGTTTCATCTTTATTTTTGCAATtgtgattaattatatattattgtaTAATAATACATTGCAATATATTTGAAACATCAAACTTTTATTTGGGCAGTACATCCTCCTCTGGCcaatatggagtattaaatttattgGTTCATGAATCCAGCTAAAGGGAATGTCACCcaaaatactactattttcCTTGACATCTGTAATAAATTATACATAACTCAAGTTTAAGGAATAAAATTGGACATAAATACATTAAACTATCTTAATTTTGAAATCAAGTTATACTAAATTATCTATGCAGTCCAAATTAATCTACATGATTGCTTCACCTAATACTCAACCACCTTTTTTATCTAAGAGACTAAGTCAATAATTACTAAACCTTGATAAGCAAGCTTTAAATCCAAGTTTGAAGCACATGGAGAAATAACAAAGGTCTAAATATTGGTAGTAATATACTATAGACAGACATTCATAGAAAATTTTGTCACAACtccatttctatttattttttattagtttttttaggGGTTGAAGAATGTAGATAACTAATTATGTTGTAATATGACATGCCTTGCTTCATTGAAACACTTAGTAAATTTCCAAGAACAGCATCTTTATTCTAGAAACAATGATACAAATCTTAACAATCTGTGGTAAAAATATTCCATAGCAAAATAGATTGCTATTTAGCACTTTTGATTTTGATTGAAGGTACCACATGAATTGATTTACTTTTAAAATCTAGTCTGAGTTCACATTTTCGGTTTGGAAAGCTAAGCAAAgcaatttaatttttcaatttgatatgaaaatttaaaaaattattctctttttcGATTGTCTGACACAACTTATTTAGTACCGTTCAATCTAGACTTTAAAACGAAATCAACTTTAAAATTTTGGCTATTTAATTtctaataaaatgaataatacctTGATCACCTTCAACCTATAAACAACAATGTctctaaaattcaaatttcactattttttatccccaaataaaaaaatgatataaaaccctttttattattatatgtaaCTAGAAGCATGCTACAAGTTGGCTACCTCTTATCAAATAAACGCTACAACATATATAATCATTATTGGCAAAAGATGCCCGCAGGGGCGCAGCGCAGTTTGGCAACGGAGGGACAGATCTTGTTGCAATTATTGGCAAAAGATTTTTTGAGAGAGACATGTCGTTTTAGACTTTTGGTAGTAGTAGCCTATCATTATCAAGCTGGCATTTCACCAAATATACAACTGCACTGCACCAAAATGTTAAATAATACTCCGTATTTATTTTGTCGCATTGTTTAGgatgcatttttttattatgattattgttgttgttattattattattattattattattatttactttttcaCTGGTATGCGAAGAAAACGTGCAGGCATCTCGCTATGCACATTGCTTTGACGTCATGAGATCTGCAGTTGCCGTGTAATAAATTCAAGCCGTTTTAACTAAACTTAATTTTTTAAAGCATCATGGATAATTTTAACAATCGAGAAGTTCGACGTGTTGCATTATTATTAGATAAGATGATAATCATAACATCATTTATAGATTCAACGTGgtacttaatcttttttaaatttaaggaTTTTGGAATCATCTATAAAAAGAgtgaattttaataatataaaaaatagtccgtactttagaaaaaaaatgtaaatagaCCTCAACTTTAATGAAAGTTGTAAACTGAATATagcttaaaatttttaaagtggATCCTAAATTTGTTCGAATACGGTTAAGAAACTCGAGATTTATGGATTGACTTCAACAGATtgataaatttcaaaaaatttaaggTTGAAATTTTATTAATCTATAGTTAGACGAAGATTGACCCGAATGGGCCCAACGCGTTGggcttattataattttttttttcattttgacaAACAATTCAATAATAATTTATTGTAACTTTTATGTTATgcattttaggattttattttcgGAATATATTTGTGGATGAATGTTATATTTGCTAAGATCATTTAATTTTCCAAGATCATCCGGTGAGCTACAGTCAATTGTGGGAAATTCCAAATATGACTAAAGTTGGTGGGAAAATTCAGAATCCGACCATAGTTCGTAAGAATAGCAACCAATAACCATTACTTTAATCATTTGACATTAGGCAATATGAAAAAGGTGTAGCAAGAAACATACCTGATTTGTTAGTGGAATGGCTTTATCGATGGCTTTTGGAACCCAAATTTTGATACACCTCTTCCACAACTGGCTAACGTTGTAGCATGAGGACGGGGGCGATATAAGTTAGCCGGCTGACCATATGCAGATGATCCATCGCGTTTATATTTTCGAATGTCATAAACTCGAGCAAATGGATCACGTCTTCCAGTTGCAACCAGATTTGGATTTATTGGATCAATGGTGACTGCAGTTAGAGCTATTGAATAACGATAAGCTACATCGCTGGCAACAGGCTCACAGTAGCTCTTTGAGTTCTCAGGTCAAACTGCACAATAGAATACAAAAACATCGATATATGATGAAGAAACAAACAAACATCTCTAATTGATTTCAAGACGGTACTTTATGAATTTTTATCATAGTATCAGAGTGTATTAAAATTGAACTGACTCATAAAATATATGATTGATCCAATGGTATATTAAAATAGGCGAGCCCAAGCTCGTTTTGGCACTCTTCGTCGTCGTCATCGGCCTCCAAATCCTATCAATGAAGatattatatatgtgtgtgaGAGAGGAATGATGAAGAGATTAGTCTTTAAGCTTGTAACTTACTAACCTGATCTTGAAACCATTCTATGCCCACATCTCAACTATTAATATACAGTTTTCAGATTGTATAATACctataaaatcaatttttcaacaaaaatttattaaaaatctcTAAAATCCATGTCAAGAGCTTATGCCTTACAGTCACTTATAATCCTCAAAAACCAGATTTTTCTATCAGTTTCCTACTTCTAATATCATAACAAAGCTCCAATTGCATAATATCAAAGTTAAATTACACTAACTCATTAAAACTACAAAACCCCCAATACCAGAAACCCAACTTTTCGGCTCCAACATAATCCCCCAAATTAAATTCAGTTTTCATGCTTAATTCATATTCAGTTCACAAATTCAAACTAAAACTCATAAACTCAAAGTTAGAACATTGacaatttttgttttttctacTTTCTCATATATAAAGCAAGAATCTAACCTCCAATTCCAAGGATTTTCGAAGTGTGTGTGCGTGGAGCTTCAAACTCCATCCATGAAATTGTAGTGCCACGGCGGAGTCGCCGGCGGCGCTGGTGGCTGAACGGAGGTAGTAGAGGGGCTTGAGAGAGAGCATAGgtcacttcttttttttttttaccgtTTATCAGTTACTTTTACATTTCTATTTCAtcactttcctttcttttcattttttttttattttcaaattctagtctaaataactaaaattctattatttcaattttctactccttccgtccccaaAAAGATATGCACTATGAATTTAGcataaattataatataaaattagtaaagtaaatgagaggtagaaagaaa from Salvia splendens isolate huo1 chromosome 4, SspV2, whole genome shotgun sequence encodes the following:
- the LOC121799743 gene encoding pollen-specific leucine-rich repeat extensin-like protein 1 translates to MEEDGEDLTPFWVQSTTKLRRSDRLRRSVAAVFFSSGLVVFLMVVAAVFFLAFVVASTVSFSATIFRPNSVKKSWDSLNIALVLVAVVFGILSRNRNEERSSSFDEFQSSPIKGNESQKSNPSMPQKWFDYSANDEEKSSLYEYQLQDYHQPKFEQKFSNLRRSCSSYPDLREFPSSSSTNWSYGDYQMRYFDDFHVDSSPVELRRRRRHRSLDRVYYPTSPPPQIKTVVVDTLVTKIRPEIKKFPAELSPPWTAAPLPEDDAIAKQVVYESVAVREERSSRRFYKDLEPMNPVSAPLPPVEEFQPPEFEESQKRSRERAARRKERSSRRLIYENVGPTNPIATPPPPPPPPPPPPPQQMSGKSERRRGGATEANSTKFFLNSLYKKKKKQLKSVDNAESLLREAPPPLSYRNPPPPPPPPSVFHTLNSSKKPKGKKTVTVALEPLPASPPPHAAARETDPAPHAPPPPTYSQPKPVKSTNFDGPEESQNSGGESPFRRIPPPPPPPFSTAPAWKFMVQGDYVRVDSNNSSRSGSPDLEETDSDVTPTAAGGDGAAAALFCPSPDVNSKAESFITKFRANLKLEKIHSMKKRDVGPSSLGPGPNHI